Proteins co-encoded in one Spirosoma endbachense genomic window:
- a CDS encoding FecR family protein, which translates to MKPILTKKIIFDYFDGKTTSIQRKFIEEWLRDSENKELFFQYLDEWEHGHPQYIFNLDSGLKKVYQNIANPVNEIEELESSGKNISFYSYFQWVAVASIVLTFVWLGWLRLSRPSFVSYGQLVKNTKAQTGEIYEKENFTSKPILINLPDKSSVILQPRSKICFSPRQYNKTKREVILSGEAFFEVQKNSKRPFFVYANELITKVLGTSFSVKTQPKTSEIEVIVKTGKVAVFLQYDQDKNQKLESNTLNGFVLNPNEKVKINRNKYKIDNPVIVDQKLLDLPIQRFTFNFDDTPAIDVLKKLEEAYSINIVYNKEKLAHCKLTAHLSDEPLSQKLELICTALEASYQEIDNQIILKSNGCK; encoded by the coding sequence ATGAAACCAATCTTAACAAAAAAAATAATATTCGATTATTTTGACGGGAAAACGACATCAATACAACGAAAATTTATTGAAGAATGGCTTAGGGATTCGGAGAATAAAGAATTATTTTTTCAATATTTAGATGAGTGGGAACATGGCCACCCTCAGTACATTTTTAACCTCGACAGTGGATTGAAAAAAGTATACCAGAATATAGCCAATCCAGTAAACGAAATCGAAGAGCTTGAATCATCAGGAAAAAATATTAGTTTCTACTCTTATTTTCAATGGGTGGCAGTTGCATCTATTGTTCTAACCTTCGTTTGGTTAGGATGGTTACGGTTAAGCAGACCATCTTTTGTTTCATATGGCCAACTTGTAAAAAATACCAAAGCACAAACAGGTGAAATTTATGAAAAAGAAAATTTTACTTCTAAGCCTATACTAATAAATCTGCCGGATAAAAGTTCTGTAATTTTACAGCCCAGAAGTAAAATCTGTTTTTCTCCCAGGCAATACAATAAAACAAAACGAGAAGTTATCTTATCGGGGGAGGCTTTTTTTGAAGTCCAGAAAAATTCTAAAAGACCATTCTTTGTATATGCTAATGAGTTAATAACTAAGGTATTAGGTACTAGTTTTTCAGTTAAAACTCAGCCCAAAACTTCTGAAATAGAAGTCATTGTCAAGACCGGGAAAGTTGCTGTCTTCTTGCAATATGATCAAGATAAAAATCAAAAATTAGAAAGTAATACCTTGAATGGGTTCGTCTTGAACCCAAATGAAAAAGTAAAAATAAATCGAAATAAATATAAAATCGATAACCCCGTTATTGTCGACCAAAAGCTGCTAGATCTTCCTATTCAACGATTTACATTTAACTTTGATGATACCCCGGCTATTGATGTACTTAAAAAATTAGAGGAAGCATATAGCATCAACATTGTTTATAATAAAGAAAAACTTGCTCATTGTAAGCTAACAGCGCACCTGTCAGATGAGCCACTTTCACAGAAGCTAGAATTAATCTGTACCGCTTTGGAAGCAAGTTATCAGGAAATTGACAATCAAATAATCTTAAAATCGAATGGTTGCAAGTGA
- a CDS encoding RagB/SusD family nutrient uptake outer membrane protein, translating into MKSIRYIRFNMFTITLMCMVVTGCKEDFLVEKPVTTLTTDVYYSTEAGFEDLVRSCYPLLRNIHQARTLVLNGTDIFSQTGFSDPKFATLTTSALEHYDVRLNATLTDLQTLWTLLYAEIARTNTVVSRADGISTMTADAKAVRVSEAKFLRALSYFYLVQQWGDVPMPLTETLSPSKDAKRVASADVYKQILTDLVDAETKLPVTAGNYGRVTKGAAQFLLSRVYLTRGWNFNNSLGGSAADFDLALQYADKIIDAYPLATTYSSLFPTRSENPLKQYTGAQNDKNPEIVFAVQYNPDVLTNKTDPAFTQDVAGGNNLHSVFGGSGDSYPGTKGRTTDYNRYQPYHVTNPAMYRLFDPENDSRYDLNFVEVGYALLPVAGFKPLPVVNPNLKIDIKAGDTVVYFRPWNKPAVSLADRGVDLGGKKNYSVVNVDEYSGGYGFVNGSAVNVSGFPGDQPLMWKFWQPGIAYGDAFGTFNEAIFRSAEAYLMAAEAIVKGAKGGKLGGAEVYYNKVLDRALVKKGIDPQCAKSPENVKSLEAVSYRATSANITIDLILDERARELMGEYSRWFDLKRTGKLVERVKKYNPWAAKSASIADKHNLRPIPQGEIDLSYPAMPQNPGY; encoded by the coding sequence ATGAAATCAATACGATATATACGGTTCAACATGTTCACCATCACACTGATGTGTATGGTTGTAACTGGTTGTAAAGAGGACTTTTTGGTTGAAAAACCAGTGACTACCCTCACAACCGACGTTTATTATTCAACAGAAGCTGGCTTCGAAGATTTAGTCAGATCGTGCTATCCGTTGTTGCGAAATATTCACCAGGCTCGCACCCTTGTTTTAAATGGTACGGATATTTTTTCACAGACTGGTTTTAGCGATCCAAAGTTTGCAACTCTAACGACTAGTGCTCTGGAACACTACGATGTTCGACTGAATGCTACATTAACCGATTTGCAAACCCTCTGGACGTTACTTTATGCCGAAATCGCCCGCACCAATACCGTCGTTAGTCGCGCTGATGGTATTTCAACCATGACGGCTGATGCCAAAGCCGTGCGGGTTTCGGAAGCTAAGTTTTTACGAGCGTTATCTTATTTCTATCTGGTTCAACAATGGGGTGATGTGCCCATGCCACTTACCGAAACACTCAGCCCGAGTAAAGACGCAAAGCGGGTAGCTTCAGCAGATGTATACAAACAAATCCTTACTGACTTAGTTGACGCAGAAACGAAACTCCCGGTTACGGCCGGTAATTACGGTCGGGTCACAAAGGGGGCTGCTCAGTTTTTACTTTCCCGCGTCTATCTAACGCGAGGCTGGAACTTCAACAATTCGCTGGGTGGTTCGGCTGCCGATTTTGATCTGGCTCTCCAATATGCCGATAAAATCATCGATGCTTATCCGTTGGCAACCACCTACAGCTCATTGTTTCCGACGCGTTCAGAAAATCCGCTGAAACAATACACGGGTGCTCAAAATGATAAAAACCCTGAAATCGTTTTTGCCGTACAGTATAACCCCGATGTGTTGACCAATAAAACTGACCCGGCTTTTACGCAGGATGTTGCTGGTGGCAACAATTTACATTCTGTTTTTGGAGGTAGTGGTGATAGCTATCCGGGTACAAAAGGCAGAACAACGGATTACAACCGGTATCAACCCTATCATGTGACCAATCCGGCAATGTATCGACTCTTTGACCCGGAGAATGACTCCCGCTACGATCTTAATTTTGTGGAAGTGGGTTATGCCTTATTACCTGTCGCCGGGTTTAAACCGCTGCCTGTCGTTAATCCTAACCTTAAAATTGACATAAAAGCAGGCGACACCGTTGTGTATTTCCGACCCTGGAATAAACCTGCCGTTTCATTAGCCGATCGGGGAGTTGATCTGGGTGGTAAAAAGAATTATTCAGTTGTGAATGTCGATGAATACAGCGGTGGGTACGGATTCGTGAACGGAAGTGCCGTAAACGTGAGTGGGTTTCCAGGCGACCAGCCTTTGATGTGGAAATTCTGGCAGCCGGGCATAGCCTACGGCGATGCATTTGGCACCTTCAACGAAGCCATTTTCCGGTCGGCAGAAGCGTATTTAATGGCTGCTGAAGCCATTGTAAAAGGAGCGAAAGGTGGTAAGCTAGGCGGTGCAGAGGTCTATTATAACAAAGTGCTGGACCGGGCATTGGTCAAAAAAGGAATTGATCCGCAATGCGCGAAGAGTCCGGAGAATGTTAAATCACTGGAAGCGGTGTCGTATCGTGCCACATCAGCGAATATAACGATAGACCTGATTCTAGACGAACGGGCCCGCGAATTGATGGGTGAGTATTCAAGATGGTTCGACTTGAAACGGACCGGCAAACTGGTTGAACGGGTAAAAAAATATAACCCTTGGGCTGCTAAAAGTGCCTCGATAGCAGATAAACACAATCTGCGGCCAATTCCACAAGGTGAGATCGACTTGTCGTATCCTGCCATGCCGCAGAATCCCGGTTATTAA
- a CDS encoding RNA polymerase sigma-70 factor, translating into MKQFWHCFITEFAQDQRRSRYFDLLLDIKALASVTMVHEEEEREEFSFERESIRNSKNLPETRVFSDEYFIKTCFVNSPKEGFELLFRKYYTNLCNHAIRYVYSKEIAEDIVAEVFTNFWNNKIHENIESSFRAYLYISVKNRANNYIKLELNRNTNFDNCTIDSQTNNTVPVLQPDEITHFHELSQKLDIAIQHLPQQARRAFQLNRLEGKKYSEVASEMQLTVSAVERLISRALAKIREELNSQYILTIYLFCIFY; encoded by the coding sequence ATGAAGCAGTTCTGGCACTGCTTCATTACTGAGTTCGCTCAGGATCAAAGACGATCACGTTATTTTGATTTGCTTTTAGATATAAAAGCTTTAGCATCCGTAACAATGGTACATGAAGAGGAAGAAAGAGAAGAGTTTTCTTTTGAAAGAGAATCAATTCGTAACTCAAAGAATCTGCCAGAAACCAGGGTTTTTTCTGATGAATATTTCATTAAAACCTGTTTTGTTAACTCGCCAAAAGAGGGATTTGAGTTACTATTTCGAAAATACTATACAAACCTATGCAACCATGCAATTCGCTATGTTTATTCGAAAGAAATTGCAGAAGATATTGTTGCAGAAGTGTTTACAAATTTCTGGAATAACAAAATACATGAAAATATTGAGTCTTCCTTTAGAGCATATTTATACATTTCGGTAAAAAACAGAGCTAATAATTATATAAAGCTTGAATTAAATCGTAATACAAACTTTGACAATTGCACTATCGATAGTCAAACTAATAATACAGTCCCTGTATTGCAACCGGATGAAATTACCCATTTTCACGAACTAAGCCAAAAGTTAGACATAGCTATCCAGCATCTTCCCCAGCAAGCGAGACGTGCCTTTCAATTAAACAGGCTGGAGGGAAAAAAATATAGTGAAGTTGCTTCTGAAATGCAATTGACGGTGAGTGCCGTTGAGCGACTTATAAGTAGAGCATTAGCGAAAATAAGGGAGGAATTAAATTCTCAGTATATATTAACTATATATTTGTTTTGCATTTTTTATTAG
- a CDS encoding TonB-dependent receptor, whose protein sequence is MKNLLRIFRAESKFLQIVFLQLVLSVVFWGISSANGGYAQELLNKRISLKVENRSIKQVLNEIEKSAEIRFIYSSSLIRSERKITLTLDNSTLGEVLENILKPLQLEYKVLGRQIVLNRAELKTSSIQNAGPSLVIENPVDMPIKGTVKDEKGEPIIGASIIIKGLNKGTTTDVDGKFLLSVPNQNAELIFSFIGYESQSISVRNRTTFDVVLKTDLKQLDEIVVVGYGEIKKTDLTGAVASIQSKDITRANPVVAARAIQGQVAGATVTKSSNKPGAGYSITIRGENTINNSTEPLIVIDGLIGGDLNNLNPNDIQSMDVLKDASSTAIYGARGANGVVIVTTKKGLSGKPRVSYDSYVGLKTPAHIPRLMNAQEFYKATYTDRVLEGATGATFTVAELDNIKNGKSTDWVGLITHQALQMSHNLSVSGGSDKTTYRFSGGYLNENGNVLSTGFKRYNLNAGLDSKLGNRFKVGFTSYLTYSNQDVGSQESLRGAYRARPTGVAYYNDIANPSENGDINVDGLAFWMGINDKQVPNPLADVDPNNSKLQTTVMTALGNAYAEVSLLKGLTFRTSLSASYSATKIGDFRGQWTKSQIGAKPRAQYDNKTMGNYTIDNILNYNLDLGKHKILVTGLQSAFYQRNETYTIAAKDLPYGSDWYALSTGTITSYGSTLTERSLLSFMGRVNYAYNDKYLLTVTGRSDAASQLAEGNKWAFFPSVALAWRMGDEPFISKLNVFSNLKMRLSYGQVGNSTVNPYSTQATLLNTGYDFDGTAAYGFAPATLANKDLRWERSKEFNLGIDFGFFKNRIAASLELYNRKTVDLILNQKIPTVTGFSQVVANVGTIENKGIELTLNTVNIAKDDFSWNTTFAFTLNRNKLLSLYGDGQTVDKGNKLFVGSPIRSNFDYQFAGIWQTADKDLAAKYKQEPGSVRVTDQNNDGQISSTDAIDDRVVLGTQLPNWILGVTNRFKYKNLDFSFFTYYRNGVQYNNSTLSGTFGEMNSTRYNKLASLDYWRSDNPSNTYFGVVAANPYRSAINYQDASFLRISDITLGYTLPRKALDGLKISNARFYTQILNPFVFTKFTGFDPEFNSAIYQDDVPSAVYSLGVNVSF, encoded by the coding sequence ATGAAAAACCTGCTACGAATTTTTAGGGCAGAAAGTAAATTCCTGCAAATAGTATTCTTGCAGCTTGTTCTATCGGTAGTTTTTTGGGGCATATCCAGCGCTAATGGTGGATATGCTCAGGAATTACTCAATAAGCGAATTAGCCTGAAGGTCGAAAATCGATCCATCAAACAGGTTTTAAATGAGATTGAGAAATCAGCCGAGATTCGATTTATCTACAGTTCAAGCCTTATTCGATCAGAACGAAAAATAACGCTTACACTCGATAATTCAACATTAGGTGAAGTTCTCGAAAACATCCTTAAACCACTACAATTAGAGTATAAAGTATTAGGCAGACAGATCGTGTTAAATCGCGCTGAATTAAAAACAAGCTCTATTCAGAATGCAGGCCCAAGTTTGGTAATAGAAAATCCGGTCGATATGCCCATTAAAGGCACTGTGAAAGATGAAAAAGGCGAACCGATCATTGGGGCCAGTATCATTATTAAAGGCTTGAACAAAGGTACGACTACTGATGTTGACGGGAAATTTTTACTTTCTGTCCCGAACCAAAATGCTGAGCTGATTTTTAGTTTTATTGGATATGAATCGCAGAGTATTTCGGTTAGGAATAGGACAACTTTTGATGTTGTTTTAAAAACAGACTTAAAGCAATTAGACGAAATTGTCGTAGTAGGCTATGGCGAGATAAAAAAAACAGATTTAACGGGGGCTGTTGCGTCGATTCAATCAAAAGATATTACCCGAGCCAATCCAGTTGTTGCAGCTAGGGCTATTCAGGGGCAAGTAGCGGGGGCCACTGTAACCAAATCGAGTAATAAACCCGGTGCTGGCTATAGTATTACGATTCGTGGTGAAAACACGATCAATAACTCAACTGAGCCATTAATCGTCATTGATGGCTTGATTGGTGGAGACCTGAACAACCTGAACCCGAATGATATTCAATCGATGGACGTATTGAAAGATGCCTCCTCAACTGCCATTTACGGGGCACGGGGCGCCAATGGCGTAGTCATTGTCACAACGAAAAAAGGACTTTCGGGCAAGCCCAGAGTGAGCTATGATAGCTACGTTGGTCTGAAAACACCAGCACATATCCCCCGATTAATGAACGCTCAGGAGTTCTATAAGGCAACGTATACTGACCGCGTTCTGGAGGGTGCTACAGGAGCTACGTTTACAGTTGCCGAATTAGATAATATAAAAAACGGAAAATCAACCGATTGGGTAGGTTTGATTACCCACCAGGCACTTCAAATGAGTCATAATTTAAGTGTATCGGGAGGCAGCGATAAAACGACCTACCGTTTCTCGGGTGGGTATTTAAACGAAAATGGTAACGTGCTCTCTACAGGGTTTAAGCGCTACAACTTAAATGCAGGTTTAGATAGTAAGCTAGGAAATCGGTTCAAGGTAGGTTTCACCTCCTATTTGACGTACAGCAACCAGGATGTGGGCTCTCAGGAATCGTTACGGGGCGCTTACCGGGCTCGGCCAACGGGCGTAGCCTATTATAATGACATCGCCAATCCATCTGAAAACGGAGATATCAACGTTGATGGTCTTGCCTTTTGGATGGGGATAAACGATAAACAGGTACCAAATCCATTAGCCGATGTTGATCCAAACAACTCCAAGCTTCAAACGACTGTGATGACCGCTCTGGGCAATGCCTATGCCGAAGTTTCACTACTCAAAGGCTTAACCTTTCGCACATCATTATCAGCGTCCTATAGTGCGACAAAAATAGGTGATTTCAGAGGCCAATGGACAAAATCGCAGATTGGAGCCAAGCCAAGAGCCCAATATGATAATAAAACAATGGGCAATTATACGATTGATAATATACTGAACTATAATCTCGATTTAGGGAAGCATAAAATCTTAGTTACGGGCTTACAAAGTGCCTTTTATCAACGCAACGAAACCTATACGATAGCGGCTAAAGACCTGCCTTATGGGTCAGATTGGTATGCGCTGTCGACAGGAACAATTACTTCGTATGGCAGTACCCTTACCGAACGTTCGCTTCTTTCCTTTATGGGGCGGGTTAATTATGCATATAATGACAAATATTTATTGACCGTAACGGGACGTTCAGATGCGGCCTCGCAACTGGCAGAAGGTAATAAATGGGCATTTTTCCCGTCGGTAGCCCTAGCCTGGCGAATGGGCGATGAGCCATTTATCAGTAAGCTGAATGTGTTCTCCAACCTCAAAATGCGACTCAGCTATGGCCAGGTGGGTAATTCAACCGTCAACCCATACAGCACACAAGCGACATTACTCAACACAGGCTATGATTTTGATGGCACCGCTGCGTATGGATTTGCGCCTGCTACGTTGGCAAACAAAGATCTGCGCTGGGAACGAAGTAAGGAATTTAACCTGGGTATCGACTTTGGCTTCTTTAAAAACCGGATTGCAGCTTCGCTCGAATTATACAATCGGAAAACGGTTGACTTGATTCTCAACCAGAAAATTCCAACTGTAACCGGGTTTAGTCAGGTGGTAGCCAATGTGGGCACTATAGAGAATAAAGGTATTGAGCTTACCCTCAATACAGTCAACATTGCTAAAGATGATTTTAGCTGGAACACTACGTTTGCTTTCACGCTAAACAGGAACAAACTCCTGTCGTTGTATGGCGATGGTCAAACCGTTGATAAAGGAAACAAACTCTTTGTTGGCTCCCCTATCCGATCAAACTTTGATTATCAGTTTGCCGGTATCTGGCAAACTGCCGACAAAGATTTAGCCGCTAAATACAAACAGGAGCCAGGTTCAGTGCGGGTAACCGATCAGAACAACGATGGCCAGATTTCGTCGACCGATGCCATCGACGACCGGGTAGTACTTGGTACGCAACTGCCCAACTGGATTTTGGGAGTTACCAACCGCTTCAAATACAAAAACCTGGATTTCTCTTTCTTTACGTATTATCGAAATGGCGTTCAATACAACAACAGCACCCTGTCGGGAACTTTTGGTGAAATGAACAGCACGCGGTATAACAAACTGGCGTCGCTGGATTACTGGCGGAGTGATAATCCATCCAATACCTATTTTGGCGTCGTAGCGGCCAATCCTTACCGGAGCGCCATCAATTATCAGGATGCCAGCTTTCTACGAATTTCTGACATTACGCTGGGCTACACCTTACCCAGAAAAGCACTCGATGGCCTGAAAATTTCAAATGCTCGTTTTTATACGCAGATCCTGAATCCATTTGTGTTCACCAAGTTCACTGGATTTGACCCTGAATTTAATTCAGCAATCTATCAGGATGATGTCCCATCTGCCGTCTACTCGTTGGGCGTAAATGTCAGCTTCTAA
- a CDS encoding xanthine dehydrogenase family protein molybdopterin-binding subunit, with translation MNRRSFLQVSLKAGGVLVLDFRIQADHPNPTKNEAIELHGFIKISPDNQVTIMATRPEIGQGIKTSLPMLMAEELNIEWDRVRIQQSPVARQYGDQFTGGSDAIRSCYLEFRLVGATVRDMLVIAAAGQWHVDKKDCFADRGKVHHRPSGRQISYGQLAAAAAQLPIPQNPVLKPSEEFTLIGTSVRETDTTSIVRGKPLFGLDVRIPGMLFACLLKPPHWGAQLLSVDDRRAKAISGVKHVVQLPSQADSGMGVGGVAVVANSTWAAMKGCKALEVIWKEGDNKLISTVNLRQQFQTLLDRSDLPVIRQDGDAEAAFQAATYQVEADYELPLLAHVTMEPQNYTAHVQPDRCDLWGSTQVPTDAQNLAARLTGLPMSAINVHLSRSGGGFGRRLNADYVVDAVLLSKQVGAPVQVVWTREDDLRYDFYRPAGMFRVKAGLDAGGNLTAWHMKASTTSRYAFRKSTRPSHITEVFADELPAGFTPHFRLEYQNPVSPIPVGAWRAPGHNATAFVIESMLDELAFTAGKDPLRFRLDLIGQHAIMKYRDHGGDYDAQQLKAVLQLATEKANWGKSLAGGHFQGLAAHVTFGVPVAEVAEVSVNASGQVVVHKITAAVDCGQLINLNGANQQVTGAILDGLSTALFGQITLTNGVVDQTNFHQYRLLRINEAPLVEVHFIESHRAPKGLGEMGLPPVAAAVCNALFAATGKRIRRLPIHLASPFN, from the coding sequence ATGAACCGACGCTCGTTTCTTCAAGTCTCCCTTAAGGCGGGAGGAGTGCTTGTACTTGACTTTCGTATTCAGGCTGATCACCCCAACCCGACAAAGAATGAAGCGATTGAACTCCATGGCTTTATTAAAATTAGCCCAGATAACCAGGTGACAATAATGGCGACCCGACCCGAAATTGGGCAGGGTATCAAAACGTCATTACCCATGCTGATGGCCGAAGAATTAAACATCGAATGGGATAGGGTACGCATTCAACAGTCCCCTGTAGCCAGGCAGTATGGCGATCAGTTTACCGGCGGTAGTGATGCCATCCGCTCCTGTTACCTGGAGTTTAGACTAGTAGGAGCCACCGTACGGGATATGCTCGTTATAGCCGCTGCCGGGCAATGGCATGTGGACAAAAAAGATTGTTTTGCCGACAGGGGCAAGGTGCATCATCGGCCCAGTGGTCGACAGATTAGTTATGGCCAGCTGGCGGCTGCCGCAGCACAATTACCTATTCCACAGAACCCAGTCCTTAAACCATCCGAGGAATTTACCCTGATCGGTACTTCCGTTCGGGAAACGGACACGACTTCTATTGTACGAGGCAAACCTCTATTCGGCCTGGATGTACGGATACCCGGCATGCTCTTTGCCTGCTTGCTCAAACCACCTCATTGGGGGGCTCAATTGCTTTCCGTTGATGATCGTCGGGCTAAAGCAATCTCTGGCGTAAAACACGTTGTTCAATTACCCTCACAAGCTGACTCGGGAATGGGCGTGGGGGGCGTGGCCGTCGTGGCCAACTCGACATGGGCAGCTATGAAAGGGTGTAAGGCGCTGGAGGTGATCTGGAAGGAGGGAGACAATAAATTGATTAGTACGGTCAACCTTAGGCAACAGTTTCAGACCCTGTTAGACCGCTCTGATCTACCCGTTATTCGACAGGATGGCGATGCAGAGGCAGCTTTTCAGGCAGCGACTTATCAGGTAGAAGCCGACTATGAGTTGCCCTTACTGGCCCATGTAACCATGGAACCCCAGAATTATACAGCTCATGTCCAGCCCGACCGTTGCGACCTCTGGGGCTCTACTCAGGTGCCTACGGATGCCCAGAACCTTGCCGCCCGGCTGACAGGTTTACCCATGAGTGCTATCAACGTTCATCTAAGCCGGTCTGGCGGGGGATTTGGTCGCCGGTTAAATGCGGATTATGTCGTCGACGCAGTGCTTCTGTCAAAACAGGTTGGTGCCCCGGTGCAGGTGGTTTGGACCCGTGAAGATGATCTGCGTTATGATTTTTATCGTCCAGCGGGTATGTTTCGTGTCAAAGCGGGCCTTGATGCAGGAGGCAATTTAACGGCCTGGCATATGAAAGCGTCGACCACCTCCCGGTATGCGTTTCGAAAGTCAACCCGTCCCTCCCATATAACAGAGGTTTTTGCGGATGAATTACCGGCCGGTTTTACGCCCCATTTTCGGCTGGAGTATCAAAATCCAGTGTCACCCATACCAGTAGGTGCGTGGCGGGCACCGGGCCATAACGCTACGGCTTTCGTCATTGAATCGATGCTGGATGAACTGGCCTTCACTGCTGGCAAAGACCCGCTCAGGTTCCGATTAGATCTAATCGGTCAGCATGCGATTATGAAGTACCGCGATCATGGGGGTGATTACGATGCGCAGCAGTTGAAAGCCGTCCTACAACTGGCCACCGAAAAAGCCAATTGGGGAAAGTCACTGGCAGGGGGGCATTTTCAGGGGCTGGCGGCTCATGTTACCTTCGGTGTACCCGTAGCGGAGGTAGCCGAAGTATCCGTAAATGCTTCAGGTCAGGTAGTGGTGCATAAAATCACAGCCGCAGTTGATTGTGGTCAGCTTATCAATCTGAATGGAGCGAATCAACAGGTAACAGGGGCCATACTGGATGGGCTAAGCACAGCACTATTCGGTCAGATAACGTTGACGAACGGGGTTGTCGATCAGACGAATTTTCATCAGTATCGATTGTTACGCATCAACGAAGCACCACTGGTCGAGGTGCATTTCATCGAAAGTCATCGAGCGCCTAAAGGATTAGGGGAGATGGGTTTACCACCGGTTGCAGCAGCTGTGTGTAATGCCCTTTTTGCCGCCACCGGCAAACGCATCCGGCGTCTGCCGATTCACTTAGCGTCCCCATTCAACTAA
- a CDS encoding 3-keto-disaccharide hydrolase: MKFTLSLALFSLLAINSFAQAKWIDLFNGTDLKGWVKRNGNADYKIVNKAIVGVSQMNTPNTFLCTEATYGDFVLELDVKVDPGLNSGIQIRSLSDPSIMNGRVHGYQVEIDPGDRAWSGGIFDESRTGWLYPLSINPQGQKAFQVGQWNKYHIEAIGPRLRTWINGIPCANLLDSQTARGIIALQVHQIKKEEQKGLTVQWRNIRIATENLKDAVWQGGDAIDEVNYLPNQLSDNEKRKGWRLLWDGKTSAGWRVANGDAFPKEGWSIRDGELIVLGSKKDSLRKGGDLISDQAFVNFELELDFKVSTKGNSGVKYFVVEDRTKKPGTGLGPEFQILDDKEHPDAKEGVNGNRTTGSLYDLITAENLSEGTTARRMNPPGKWNKLRIKVSGGHVEHWLNNLKAVEYDRYSQIFRNLVAKSKYKTYPNFAQATSGHILFQDHGDEVHFRSIKIREF; this comes from the coding sequence ATGAAATTTACTCTCTCACTAGCCTTATTTTCACTTCTTGCAATCAATTCCTTTGCCCAGGCAAAATGGATAGACCTCTTTAATGGAACCGATCTAAAAGGCTGGGTAAAGCGCAATGGCAATGCTGACTACAAGATTGTTAATAAAGCGATTGTCGGCGTTTCGCAGATGAACACGCCCAATACATTCCTGTGTACAGAGGCAACCTACGGCGATTTCGTACTGGAGTTGGATGTTAAAGTGGATCCGGGTTTAAATTCTGGCATTCAAATCAGAAGCCTGAGTGACCCTTCAATTATGAATGGGCGTGTACACGGTTATCAGGTTGAAATCGATCCGGGCGACCGGGCCTGGAGTGGCGGCATTTTCGACGAATCCCGGACGGGCTGGCTCTATCCGTTGTCGATCAACCCTCAGGGGCAAAAAGCGTTCCAGGTTGGGCAATGGAACAAGTACCATATAGAAGCCATTGGTCCCCGACTAAGAACCTGGATCAACGGAATCCCCTGCGCGAATCTGCTTGACTCACAAACAGCCCGTGGAATAATTGCCCTACAGGTTCATCAAATCAAAAAAGAAGAACAAAAAGGACTTACCGTTCAGTGGCGAAATATCCGAATTGCAACCGAAAACCTGAAGGATGCCGTTTGGCAAGGTGGCGATGCCATTGACGAAGTAAACTACCTGCCCAATCAACTGTCAGACAACGAGAAGCGAAAAGGCTGGCGTTTGCTTTGGGATGGCAAAACATCCGCAGGCTGGCGAGTAGCCAACGGCGATGCATTTCCTAAAGAAGGTTGGTCTATTCGGGATGGCGAATTGATCGTCCTGGGGTCTAAAAAAGATAGTCTACGTAAGGGTGGAGATCTTATCTCCGATCAGGCATTTGTAAACTTTGAATTAGAACTCGATTTTAAGGTATCAACAAAGGGTAATAGTGGCGTAAAATATTTCGTGGTTGAAGACCGGACCAAAAAGCCGGGCACCGGCTTAGGCCCTGAATTCCAGATTCTGGATGATAAAGAGCACCCCGATGCCAAAGAAGGTGTAAACGGCAACCGTACAACCGGCTCGCTCTATGACCTCATTACCGCTGAAAACCTCTCGGAAGGCACGACAGCAAGACGAATGAACCCGCCGGGAAAATGGAACAAACTACGAATTAAAGTCAGTGGTGGTCATGTTGAACATTGGCTTAACAACCTCAAAGCGGTAGAATACGACCGATATTCTCAGATATTCCGTAATCTGGTAGCCAAAAGCAAATATAAAACGTATCCCAATTTTGCCCAGGCAACATCCGGACATATCCTGTTCCAGGATCATGGCGATGAAGTACATTTCAGGAGTATAAAGATTCGAGAGTTTTAG